One Sphaerisporangium krabiense DNA segment encodes these proteins:
- a CDS encoding dienelactone hydrolase family protein produces the protein MRFTSETSLDGVSERLFTLGEIPGVLWTPVGAAGARPLVLMCHGGGRHKKAPDIVAHASRFVTECAFAVVAVDVPGHGDRPKEEEYHRIATENQARADAGEDLAPLIANFQALVARQTVPEWQAVLDAVQELEHVGPGPVGYWGVSLGCGLGVPFVAAEPRVRAAVLGLGGASASAEAAARITVPVEFLLQWDDERVPRAQALALFDAFASPEKTLHANPGKHAELPAFELDSTLRFFTRHLGHGSGTS, from the coding sequence GTGCGCTTCACCTCCGAGACCTCGCTTGACGGCGTCTCCGAACGGCTCTTCACCCTCGGTGAGATCCCCGGCGTCCTGTGGACGCCGGTAGGCGCCGCCGGTGCTCGTCCCCTTGTCCTGATGTGTCATGGGGGCGGCCGGCACAAGAAGGCGCCTGACATCGTCGCCCATGCGTCCCGCTTCGTGACCGAGTGCGCGTTCGCGGTCGTGGCGGTCGACGTGCCCGGCCATGGGGACCGGCCGAAGGAGGAGGAGTACCACCGGATCGCGACCGAGAACCAGGCCCGTGCCGACGCCGGAGAGGACCTGGCTCCCCTGATCGCGAACTTCCAGGCGCTCGTGGCCCGCCAGACCGTCCCCGAATGGCAGGCCGTCCTGGACGCGGTCCAGGAGCTGGAGCACGTCGGGCCCGGTCCCGTGGGCTACTGGGGCGTGTCGCTGGGGTGCGGGCTCGGCGTTCCGTTCGTCGCCGCCGAGCCCCGCGTCCGCGCGGCGGTTCTCGGCCTCGGCGGAGCGTCGGCCTCGGCGGAGGCCGCCGCGAGAATCACCGTCCCGGTGGAGTTCCTGCTGCAGTGGGACGACGAACGGGTACCGCGAGCCCAGGCCCTGGCCCTGTTCGACGCCTTCGCCTCCCCGGAGAAGACCCTGCACGCCAACCCCGGCAAGCACGCCGAACTCCCGGCATTCGAACTGGACAGCACCCTACGCTTCTTCACCCGCCACCTCGGCCACGGAAGCGGCACCAGCTAG
- a CDS encoding (d)CMP kinase: MPDDLSADAARVLAVRLRAERARVVAIEGPSGSGKTTLGRALAAELDAGLVHMEDFYPGWEGLRAGAERLVEWVLRPLAAGESPRWRCYDWTLGSYAGWRALPPSEVVVVEGAGAGSLAAGPYLSALIWLDAPPPVRRRRALGRPEDGEAYRPHWERWARQEAEYFTADRVPERADVTLDTG, encoded by the coding sequence ATGCCCGATGATCTTTCCGCCGACGCGGCTCGCGTGCTGGCCGTGCGGTTGCGGGCCGAGCGGGCACGGGTGGTGGCGATCGAGGGGCCGTCCGGGTCCGGGAAGACCACGCTGGGGCGCGCGCTGGCCGCGGAGCTGGATGCCGGGCTCGTCCACATGGAGGACTTCTATCCGGGCTGGGAGGGGTTGCGGGCGGGCGCGGAGCGGCTCGTGGAGTGGGTGCTGCGTCCCCTGGCGGCCGGGGAGTCCCCGCGCTGGCGGTGCTACGACTGGACGCTCGGCTCGTACGCCGGGTGGCGCGCGCTGCCGCCGTCCGAGGTGGTGGTGGTCGAGGGCGCCGGAGCGGGGTCGCTGGCCGCGGGGCCGTACCTGTCCGCGCTGATCTGGCTGGACGCGCCGCCGCCCGTGCGCAGACGCCGCGCCCTCGGCCGCCCGGAGGACGGCGAGGCGTACCGCCCGCACTGGGAGCGGTGGGCCCGGCAGGAGGCGGAGTACTTCACCGCCGACCGCGTCCCGGAGCGCGCGGACGTGACCCTCGACACCGGCTGA
- the ychF gene encoding redox-regulated ATPase YchF — protein MSLSIGIVGLPNVGKSTLFNALTKSGNALAANYPFATIEPNVGIVGVPDARLPKLAELYGSARVIPAKVEFVDIAGLVKGASEGQGRGNQFLANIRETDAICQVIRVFGDPDVTHVDGDISPQRDIETINTELILADLQTLEKALPRLTKEAKTNKDRKGLLEAAEAASKILDGGTTLYASGLDLADLRELHLLTAKPFLYVFNLDADELVDEDLRARLSALVAPAEAVFLDAKIESELVELPDEEALELLQSVGQQESGLSQLARVGFDTLGLQTYLTAGPKETRAWTIRKGATAPEAAGVIHTDFQRGFIKAEVISFDELLAAGSMTAARSAGKARIEGKDYVMRDGDVVEFRFNV, from the coding sequence GTGAGCCTGAGCATCGGCATCGTCGGCCTGCCCAATGTCGGCAAGTCCACGCTTTTCAACGCGCTGACCAAGAGCGGCAACGCGCTCGCGGCGAACTACCCCTTCGCCACGATCGAACCCAACGTGGGCATCGTCGGCGTGCCCGACGCCCGGCTGCCCAAGCTGGCCGAGCTGTACGGTTCCGCGCGCGTCATCCCGGCCAAGGTCGAGTTCGTCGACATCGCCGGCCTGGTCAAGGGCGCGTCCGAGGGCCAGGGGCGCGGCAACCAGTTCCTCGCGAACATCCGCGAGACCGACGCCATCTGCCAGGTCATCCGCGTCTTCGGCGACCCCGACGTCACGCACGTCGACGGCGACATCTCGCCGCAGCGCGACATCGAGACGATCAACACCGAGCTGATCCTGGCCGACCTGCAGACCTTGGAGAAGGCCCTGCCGCGCCTCACCAAGGAGGCCAAGACCAACAAGGACCGCAAGGGCCTGCTGGAGGCCGCCGAGGCCGCGTCCAAGATCCTCGACGGCGGCACCACGCTGTACGCCTCCGGCCTCGACCTCGCCGACCTGCGCGAACTGCACCTGCTCACGGCCAAGCCGTTCCTGTACGTGTTCAACCTCGACGCCGACGAGCTCGTCGACGAGGACCTGCGCGCCCGCCTGTCGGCCCTGGTCGCCCCGGCCGAGGCCGTCTTCCTGGACGCCAAGATCGAGTCCGAGCTGGTGGAGCTGCCCGACGAGGAGGCTCTTGAGCTGCTGCAGTCGGTCGGCCAGCAGGAGTCCGGCCTGAGCCAGCTCGCCCGCGTCGGCTTCGACACCCTCGGCCTGCAGACCTACCTGACGGCCGGCCCCAAGGAGACCCGCGCCTGGACGATCCGCAAGGGCGCCACCGCCCCCGAGGCCGCCGGCGTGATCCACACCGACTTCCAGCGCGGCTTCATCAAGGCCGAGGTCATCTCCTTCGACGAACTCCTCGCCGCCGGCTCCATGACGGCGGCCCGCTCCGCCGGCAAGGCCCGCATCGAAGGCAAGGACTACGTCATGCGCGACGGCGACGTCGTGGAGTTCCGCTTCAACGTGTGA
- the katG gene encoding catalase/peroxidase HPI — protein MSENNDAIVVDAKTEGEGGCPVAHTRAPHPTQGGGNHQWWPERLNLKILAKNPAVANPLGEDFDYAAAFKTLDLPAVKRDIAEVLTTSQDWWPADFGHYGPFIIRMAWHSAGTYRISDGRGGAGSGQQRFAPLNSWPDNGNLDKARRLLWPVKKKYGKSLSWADLLILAGNVALESMGFETFGYAGGRVDAWEAEEDVYWGPETTWLGDERYTGDRQLESPLGAVQMGLIYVNPEGPNGNPDPLAAARDIRETFRRMAMNDEETVALIAGGHTFGKTHGAGPADNVGPAPEAAPIEQQGFGWKNAFGTGKGGDAITSGLEGIWTNTPITWDNSFFEILFGYEWELFKSPAGANQWRPAGGAGAGTVPDPHDPSKSHAPTMLTTDLSLRFDPIYEPISRRFLANPGEFADAFARAWFKLTHRDMGPVARYLGPEVPSEVLLWQDPVPAVTHELVDAADVARLKEQVLASGLTVSQLVSTAWASAASFRGGDKRGGANGGRVRLEPQNGWEVNDPDQLAIVLRTLEGIQESFNAAQTGKAISLADLIVLAGGAAVEKAAKDAGVDVDVPFTPGRTDASQEETDVESFAAMEPTSDGFRNYLGKGNRLPAEYLLIDRANLLTLSAPQMTVLVGGLRVLGANHRQTSHGVLTATPGVLTNDFFVNLLDLGTTWTATSGDANLFEARDAATGEVRWTGTRVDLLFGANSELRAVAEVYASDDAKQKFVTDFVAAWTKVMNLDRFDLA, from the coding sequence ATGTCCGAGAACAATGACGCGATCGTCGTAGACGCGAAGACGGAAGGTGAAGGAGGCTGTCCGGTCGCGCACACGCGGGCCCCGCACCCGACGCAGGGCGGCGGAAACCACCAGTGGTGGCCCGAGCGGCTCAACCTGAAGATCCTCGCCAAGAACCCCGCCGTGGCCAACCCCCTCGGCGAGGACTTCGACTACGCCGCCGCGTTCAAGACCCTTGACCTCCCGGCCGTGAAGCGGGACATCGCCGAGGTGCTCACGACCTCGCAGGACTGGTGGCCGGCCGACTTCGGCCACTATGGCCCGTTCATCATCCGGATGGCGTGGCACAGCGCGGGCACCTACCGGATCAGCGACGGCCGTGGCGGCGCCGGCAGCGGCCAGCAGCGCTTCGCCCCCCTCAACAGCTGGCCGGACAACGGGAACCTGGACAAGGCCCGCCGCCTGCTGTGGCCGGTCAAGAAGAAGTACGGCAAGAGCCTATCGTGGGCCGACCTGCTGATCCTCGCCGGAAACGTCGCCCTGGAGTCGATGGGCTTCGAGACCTTCGGCTACGCCGGCGGCCGCGTGGACGCCTGGGAGGCCGAGGAGGACGTCTACTGGGGCCCGGAGACCACCTGGCTCGGCGACGAGCGCTACACCGGCGACCGCCAGCTGGAGAGCCCCCTCGGCGCGGTCCAGATGGGCCTCATCTACGTCAACCCCGAGGGCCCGAACGGCAATCCCGACCCGCTCGCCGCGGCCCGGGACATCCGTGAGACCTTCCGCCGGATGGCGATGAACGACGAGGAGACGGTCGCCCTGATCGCGGGCGGTCACACCTTCGGCAAGACCCACGGCGCGGGCCCCGCGGACAACGTCGGCCCCGCTCCCGAGGCCGCCCCCATCGAGCAGCAGGGCTTCGGCTGGAAGAACGCCTTCGGCACCGGCAAGGGCGGCGACGCCATCACCAGCGGCCTCGAGGGCATCTGGACGAACACCCCGATCACCTGGGACAACAGCTTCTTCGAGATCCTCTTCGGCTACGAGTGGGAGCTGTTCAAGAGCCCCGCGGGCGCCAACCAGTGGCGGCCGGCCGGCGGCGCCGGGGCGGGCACCGTCCCCGACCCGCACGACCCGTCCAAGAGCCACGCCCCGACGATGCTCACGACCGACCTCTCGCTCCGGTTCGACCCGATCTACGAGCCGATCTCGCGGCGCTTCCTGGCCAACCCCGGCGAGTTCGCGGACGCCTTCGCCCGTGCGTGGTTCAAGCTGACCCACCGCGACATGGGCCCGGTCGCGCGCTACCTCGGCCCCGAGGTCCCGTCCGAGGTGCTGCTCTGGCAGGACCCCGTCCCGGCGGTCACCCACGAGCTCGTCGACGCGGCGGACGTCGCCCGTCTCAAGGAGCAGGTCCTCGCCTCCGGCCTGACGGTGTCCCAGCTCGTGTCCACCGCGTGGGCGTCCGCGGCGTCCTTCCGCGGCGGCGACAAGCGCGGCGGCGCCAACGGCGGGCGCGTCCGCCTGGAGCCGCAGAACGGGTGGGAGGTCAACGACCCCGACCAGCTCGCGATCGTGCTGCGCACCCTGGAAGGGATCCAGGAGTCCTTCAACGCCGCCCAGACCGGCAAGGCGATCTCCCTCGCGGACCTCATCGTGCTCGCCGGCGGCGCCGCCGTCGAGAAGGCCGCCAAGGACGCCGGCGTCGACGTCGACGTGCCGTTCACGCCGGGCCGCACGGACGCCTCCCAGGAGGAGACGGACGTCGAGTCGTTCGCCGCGATGGAGCCCACCTCCGACGGGTTCCGCAACTACCTCGGGAAGGGCAACCGGCTCCCGGCCGAGTACCTGCTGATCGACCGGGCCAACCTGCTGACCCTGAGCGCCCCGCAGATGACGGTCCTCGTCGGCGGCCTCCGCGTCCTCGGCGCGAACCACCGGCAGACGTCCCACGGCGTCCTGACCGCGACCCCCGGCGTCCTGACCAACGACTTCTTCGTCAACCTGCTCGACCTCGGCACGACGTGGACGGCGACGTCCGGGGACGCGAACCTCTTCGAGGCCCGCGACGCCGCCACCGGCGAGGTCAGGTGGACCGGCACCCGCGTCGACCTGCTCTTCGGCGCCAACTCCGAACTCCGCGCCGTCGCCGAGGTCTACGCCAGCGACGACGCGAAGCAGAAGTTCGTCACCGACTTCGTCGCCGCCTGGACCAAGGTCATGAACCTGGACCGCTTCGACCTCGCCTAA
- a CDS encoding DNA recombination protein RmuC, giving the protein MDVMALAFQLAVGLAAGLVIGLVLGRARAGAAQREAEAKVALAEARAVAAEEKVTYVEEQMAQRFQTLSNRALDVNNLRFLELAESRFAASRADAAGDLEQRRQAVENLVAPLRETLAKVQEQLRESETGHRVARAELGKQMEFVRQSSEQLKAQTTALVRALRRPEARGRWGELQLRRVAEIAGMSRFCDFDEQASASTADGVVRPDMVVRLAGGKNIVVDSKVSLAAYLEAAEAGESEMQDARLDAHARHLRDHVDRLASKAYWQAFSPAPEFVVLFVPGEAFLSPALERDPGLLEHAMTRRVHIATPTTLITMLRTAQYAWQQQALSENARAVFDLGKELYERLGVLGRNVDAVGKALSRAVIAYNKSVGSLEGRVLVSARKLNDLGVVDGPLPAPEPVEEMPRPPSMPELDGEPATDGDPDGYGERGDGGGEAAYPQADGEETASPFQGLRANGKLARDSS; this is encoded by the coding sequence ATGGACGTGATGGCACTGGCCTTCCAACTGGCCGTCGGACTGGCCGCCGGGCTGGTCATCGGCCTCGTGCTCGGCCGGGCGCGCGCGGGCGCGGCCCAGCGCGAGGCCGAGGCGAAGGTCGCGCTGGCCGAGGCGCGGGCGGTGGCCGCGGAGGAGAAGGTGACCTACGTCGAGGAGCAGATGGCCCAGCGCTTCCAGACGCTGTCGAACCGCGCCCTGGACGTCAACAATCTGCGCTTCCTGGAACTGGCCGAGAGCCGTTTCGCCGCCTCGCGCGCCGACGCGGCCGGAGACCTGGAGCAGCGCAGGCAGGCCGTCGAGAACCTGGTGGCCCCGCTGCGCGAGACCCTGGCCAAGGTGCAGGAGCAGCTTCGCGAGAGCGAGACCGGGCACCGCGTCGCGCGGGCCGAGCTGGGCAAGCAGATGGAGTTCGTACGGCAGAGCTCCGAGCAGCTCAAGGCGCAGACGACGGCGCTGGTGCGGGCGCTGCGGCGTCCGGAGGCCCGAGGACGGTGGGGGGAGCTCCAGCTCCGCAGGGTCGCGGAGATCGCCGGGATGTCCCGGTTCTGCGACTTCGACGAGCAGGCGAGCGCCTCGACCGCGGACGGCGTCGTACGGCCCGACATGGTGGTGCGGCTGGCGGGCGGCAAGAACATCGTCGTGGACTCCAAGGTGTCGCTGGCGGCCTACCTGGAGGCGGCGGAGGCGGGCGAGAGCGAGATGCAGGACGCGCGGCTGGACGCCCACGCCCGCCACCTGCGCGACCACGTCGACCGGCTGGCGTCCAAGGCGTACTGGCAGGCGTTCAGCCCCGCGCCGGAGTTCGTGGTGCTGTTCGTCCCGGGAGAGGCGTTCCTGTCGCCCGCGCTGGAGCGCGACCCCGGCCTGCTGGAGCACGCCATGACCAGGCGTGTCCACATCGCCACCCCGACCACGCTGATCACCATGCTCAGGACGGCGCAGTACGCCTGGCAGCAGCAGGCGCTGAGCGAGAACGCCCGCGCGGTGTTCGACCTGGGCAAGGAGCTGTACGAGCGGCTGGGCGTGCTCGGGCGCAACGTGGACGCGGTGGGCAAGGCGCTGAGCCGGGCGGTGATCGCGTACAACAAGAGCGTCGGGTCGCTGGAGGGGCGGGTGCTGGTGAGCGCGCGCAAGCTCAACGACCTCGGCGTGGTGGACGGGCCGCTCCCCGCGCCCGAGCCGGTCGAGGAGATGCCGAGACCGCCCTCGATGCCGGAACTGGACGGCGAGCCGGCCACGGACGGCGATCCGGACGGCTACGGGGAGCGTGGGGACGGTGGCGGGGAGGCAGCGTACCCGCAAGCCGACGGTGAAGAGACGGCAAGCCCGTTCCAGGGGCTTCGTGCGAACGGTAAGTTGGCGCGAGACTCGTCGTAG
- a CDS encoding Fur family transcriptional regulator, producing the protein MSAPKNPTTADELRGAGLRVTAARVALLETVREGDHLGVEALASGVRARVGHISLQAVYEALQALATAGLVRRIEPPGSPALFEGRVGDNHHHIVCRSCGVIADVDCAVGHAPCLTASDDHGFSIDEAEVIYWGLCPACSTTSSS; encoded by the coding sequence ATGAGCGCACCCAAGAATCCGACCACGGCCGACGAGCTGCGCGGAGCGGGCCTGCGAGTCACCGCCGCCCGCGTCGCGCTGCTCGAAACCGTGCGGGAGGGCGACCACCTCGGCGTCGAGGCGCTCGCCTCAGGGGTGCGCGCACGCGTCGGCCACATCTCGCTCCAAGCCGTGTACGAGGCCCTCCAGGCGCTCGCCACGGCCGGGCTCGTCCGCCGCATCGAACCGCCCGGCAGCCCCGCCCTCTTCGAGGGACGGGTCGGGGACAACCACCACCACATCGTCTGCCGGTCGTGCGGCGTCATCGCCGACGTCGACTGCGCGGTCGGCCATGCCCCCTGTCTGACCGCCTCGGACGACCACGGCTTCTCGATCGACGAGGCCGAGGTCATCTACTGGGGGCTGTGCCCCGCCTGTTCCACCACCTCCAGTTCCTGA
- a CDS encoding PIN domain-containing protein, giving the protein MAFVVVYDACVLYPSTLRDLLIRVAQAGLVQAKWTDRILDEVFGAISENRPDIKPQILERTRTLMIKAVRDCLVTGYEPLIESIDLPDVHDRHVVAAAIRARAQVIVTNNLRDFPSDSLVNWDVEAKSADDFVLDQVHLNQKVVWACVQQIADSWKNPPGTTEDVLVSLERCGLVQSVAELRAA; this is encoded by the coding sequence GTGGCCTTCGTCGTCGTTTACGACGCTTGCGTGCTGTATCCAAGTACGCTGCGTGATCTCCTCATCAGGGTCGCACAGGCCGGCCTGGTGCAGGCGAAGTGGACGGACCGAATCTTGGACGAGGTGTTCGGCGCGATCAGCGAGAATCGGCCGGACATCAAGCCGCAGATCCTTGAGCGCACTCGCACCTTGATGATCAAGGCGGTACGGGACTGTCTGGTGACGGGATACGAGCCGCTGATCGAAAGCATCGACCTGCCGGACGTTCATGATCGCCATGTCGTCGCCGCGGCGATTCGGGCGCGGGCCCAGGTGATCGTCACGAACAACTTGAGGGACTTTCCCTCGGACTCTCTCGTGAACTGGGACGTGGAGGCCAAGAGCGCGGATGACTTCGTCCTCGACCAGGTCCACCTGAACCAGAAGGTCGTGTGGGCATGCGTTCAGCAGATCGCCGATTCGTGGAAGAACCCGCCGGGCACGACCGAAGACGTCCTCGTCAGCTTGGAGCGATGTGGACTGGTCCAGTCGGTGGCAGAGCTCAGAGCCGCCTGA
- a CDS encoding MarR family winged helix-turn-helix transcriptional regulator encodes MGFLIWHLSLRWRAAMDRALGPVGLTSSQYAVLATLSGISAEGKVPSQRELADFSGLEPMHVSKLVRGLEKAGLVTRAANPSDPRAVQLTVTAQGAHAVAEGRRVVLELEERRLAPLGGAMTTRSTELAETLLTLLRHTDEQQD; translated from the coding sequence ATGGGGTTCCTCATCTGGCACCTGTCGCTGCGCTGGCGCGCCGCCATGGACAGGGCGCTGGGCCCGGTCGGCCTCACCTCGTCGCAGTACGCGGTGCTGGCCACGTTGTCGGGGATCTCGGCGGAGGGAAAGGTGCCCAGCCAGCGCGAACTGGCCGACTTCAGCGGCCTGGAGCCCATGCACGTCTCCAAGCTCGTCCGCGGCCTGGAAAAGGCGGGCCTGGTCACACGGGCGGCCAACCCGTCAGACCCGCGCGCCGTACAGCTCACCGTGACCGCCCAGGGCGCACACGCCGTCGCCGAAGGGCGAAGGGTGGTGCTGGAACTGGAGGAACGACGACTGGCACCCCTCGGAGGAGCGATGACGACCCGCAGCACCGAACTCGCGGAAACCCTGCTGACGCTGCTCCGGCACACCGACGAGCAGCAGGACTGA
- a CDS encoding 4-hydroxy-3-methylbut-2-enyl diphosphate reductase, translated as MTSETSETRRVLVAKPRGYCAGVDRAVQTVEKALDLYGAPVYVRKQIVHNTHVVQTLEKRGAIFVDETEEVPEGAIVVFSAHGVAPAVHEQASRRALKTIDATCPLVTKVHNEAKRFAAADYDILLIGHEGHEEVEGTAGEAPAHIQLVDGIGGVAGVQVRDPERVVWLSQTTLSVDETTETVSRLRERFPNLIDPPSDDICYATQNRQTAVKEIAREAQLVIVVGSTNSSNSKRLVEVAKDAGADASYLVDDASFVRDEWLDGVTTVGVTSGASVPEELVEGVLARLASHGFADVHEVESVPESVRFALPHELRRDLRTTTA; from the coding sequence ATGACTTCGGAGACGTCTGAGACCCGTCGTGTCCTGGTGGCCAAGCCGCGCGGTTACTGCGCGGGGGTCGACCGCGCCGTCCAGACCGTCGAGAAGGCCCTGGACCTCTACGGCGCGCCCGTCTACGTCCGCAAGCAGATCGTCCACAACACCCACGTGGTCCAAACCCTGGAGAAGCGTGGCGCGATCTTCGTCGACGAGACCGAAGAGGTCCCCGAGGGCGCGATCGTCGTCTTCTCCGCCCACGGCGTCGCCCCGGCCGTCCACGAGCAGGCGTCCCGGCGGGCGCTCAAGACCATCGACGCCACGTGCCCGCTGGTCACCAAGGTCCACAACGAGGCCAAGCGCTTCGCCGCCGCCGACTACGACATCCTGCTGATCGGCCACGAGGGCCACGAGGAGGTCGAGGGCACGGCAGGGGAGGCCCCCGCGCACATCCAGCTCGTCGACGGCATCGGCGGCGTCGCCGGCGTCCAGGTGCGCGACCCCGAGCGCGTCGTCTGGCTCTCCCAGACCACGCTTTCCGTGGACGAGACCACCGAGACCGTCTCCCGGCTCCGCGAGCGCTTCCCGAACCTGATCGACCCGCCCAGCGACGACATCTGCTACGCCACGCAGAACCGCCAGACGGCCGTCAAGGAGATCGCCCGCGAGGCGCAGCTCGTCATCGTCGTCGGCTCGACCAACTCCTCGAACTCCAAGCGCCTGGTCGAGGTCGCCAAGGACGCCGGAGCCGACGCCTCCTACCTGGTGGACGACGCGTCCTTCGTCCGTGACGAGTGGCTGGACGGCGTCACCACGGTCGGCGTGACCAGCGGGGCCTCCGTCCCCGAGGAACTCGTCGAAGGCGTGCTCGCCCGCCTGGCGTCCCACGGCTTCGCCGACGTCCACGAGGTCGAGTCCGTCCCGGAGAGCGTCCGCTTCGCCCTCCCCCACGAGCTACGCCGCGACCTCCGCACCACCACCGCCTGA
- a CDS encoding DUF6542 domain-containing protein: MVTQERGRRPGLRLTARGAIALVFVCTLLAQAAASSTVVGLVFCVACLAGVLLVQPRELLSLVVTPPLVFFVATLISALIGAFGAPSLVQALGVGLFTDLSAGAPWLFAGSALVLGVAWFRGLTESVSELRAELRANRAAAAAAGGRGRRSGAEAPVYAPEPEGYFEPRVYGSTREQEKD, translated from the coding sequence GTGGTGACACAGGAACGCGGGCGACGACCGGGACTCCGGCTGACCGCCCGGGGCGCGATCGCGCTCGTCTTCGTGTGCACGCTCCTCGCCCAGGCCGCGGCGTCCTCGACGGTCGTGGGGCTGGTCTTCTGCGTGGCGTGCCTGGCGGGGGTCCTGCTGGTGCAGCCGCGCGAGCTGCTGTCCCTGGTGGTCACCCCGCCGCTGGTGTTCTTCGTCGCCACGCTGATCAGCGCCCTGATCGGCGCGTTCGGGGCGCCGTCGCTGGTGCAGGCGCTCGGTGTCGGGCTCTTCACCGACCTTTCCGCGGGGGCGCCGTGGCTGTTCGCCGGGTCGGCGCTGGTGCTCGGGGTGGCGTGGTTCCGGGGGCTGACCGAGAGCGTGAGCGAACTGCGGGCCGAGCTGCGGGCGAACCGTGCCGCGGCGGCGGCCGCCGGGGGGCGGGGCCGCCGGTCCGGCGCCGAGGCGCCCGTGTACGCGCCGGAGCCGGAGGGGTACTTCGAGCCGCGCGTGTACGGCTCGACGCGGGAGCAGGAGAAGGACTGA
- a CDS encoding NAD(P)-dependent alcohol dehydrogenase, translated as MRAALFDRYGPPEVLYEGRAPKPEPGPGQALVRVHAVSVNGGESLGRAGRLRLITGLMDRGFPKRVGLDFTGEVAALGPARPARGPVPDVKPGDRVWGVLPRTFGSAAEFVAVSLDRLAHTPAGLDLVRAAALPVGTTVITALRDKARLRAGERLLVRGGSGGVGSLAVQLGRAYGARVVALAGARNLDLVRDLGADEVYDYATTGPSDLGRFDVVLDTAGTRLREFRRLLAPGGRMVTIAFDPDRIATSIAYIVASAVHGSRRVRFFSGDPRHALLADLTRLVESGALRPVVDTIRPLSEIAAAHRALESGGTRGKHIIQVI; from the coding sequence ATGCGCGCGGCGCTCTTCGACAGGTACGGCCCCCCTGAGGTGCTCTACGAAGGCAGGGCGCCGAAGCCGGAACCCGGCCCCGGCCAAGCGCTGGTACGCGTGCACGCCGTCAGCGTCAACGGCGGCGAGTCCCTGGGCCGCGCGGGCAGGCTGCGGCTGATCACCGGCCTCATGGACCGCGGCTTCCCCAAGCGGGTCGGGCTCGACTTCACCGGGGAGGTCGCCGCCCTGGGTCCCGCCCGCCCGGCGCGCGGCCCCGTGCCGGACGTCAAACCCGGCGACCGGGTGTGGGGAGTCCTGCCGAGGACGTTCGGCAGCGCCGCCGAGTTCGTGGCCGTCTCCCTGGACCGGCTGGCCCACACGCCGGCCGGGCTCGACCTCGTCCGCGCCGCGGCCCTCCCCGTGGGCACGACGGTGATCACCGCGCTGCGCGACAAGGCCCGGCTGCGCGCGGGCGAGCGGCTTCTGGTCCGCGGCGGCAGCGGCGGCGTCGGCAGCCTCGCCGTCCAGCTCGGCCGCGCCTACGGCGCCCGGGTCGTCGCGCTCGCCGGGGCCCGCAACCTCGATCTCGTGCGCGACCTCGGCGCCGACGAGGTGTACGACTACGCCACCACCGGACCGTCCGACCTCGGCCGGTTCGACGTCGTGCTCGACACGGCCGGCACACGGCTGCGCGAGTTCCGGCGCCTGCTCGCGCCGGGAGGACGCATGGTCACGATCGCCTTCGACCCCGACCGCATCGCCACCTCGATCGCGTACATCGTCGCCTCCGCCGTGCACGGTTCGCGCCGGGTCCGGTTCTTCAGCGGCGACCCGCGTCACGCCTTGCTGGCCGACCTGACCCGCCTCGTCGAGTCCGGCGCGCTCCGCCCGGTCGTCGACACGATCCGCCCCCTGTCCGAGATCGCCGCGGCGCACCGCGCCCTGGAATCCGGCGGCACCCGCGGCAAGCACATCATCCAGGTGATCTGA
- a CDS encoding helix-turn-helix domain-containing protein: protein MNLAFIQPNARDAVAARDALSQVRGYLRHHRESPAQIDIVVAETREELVLPRAAVELLATILAHMAAGRGVSVVPAHAELTTQEAADLLNVSRPYLIGLLDAGEIEYRLVGTHRRVRAESLLDYKRKDDQRRRESADALSAMTQELGFD, encoded by the coding sequence ATGAATCTCGCTTTTATCCAACCGAACGCACGAGACGCCGTCGCCGCTCGCGATGCTCTTTCTCAGGTTCGCGGCTACCTGCGTCACCATCGTGAGAGTCCCGCGCAGATCGACATCGTCGTGGCGGAAACGCGAGAGGAGCTGGTGCTGCCGCGTGCGGCGGTGGAACTGCTGGCGACGATCCTCGCTCACATGGCCGCGGGTCGCGGGGTGTCGGTGGTGCCGGCCCATGCGGAACTGACGACCCAGGAGGCGGCGGATCTGCTCAATGTGTCACGCCCCTACCTCATAGGACTTCTCGACGCGGGTGAGATCGAATACCGCCTGGTGGGAACTCACAGGCGAGTGAGAGCGGAATCGCTCCTCGACTACAAGCGCAAGGACGACCAGCGACGCCGTGAGTCCGCGGACGCCCTTTCGGCCATGACACAAGAGTTGGGCTTCGACTGA